In Gymnogyps californianus isolate 813 chromosome 6, ASM1813914v2, whole genome shotgun sequence, a single window of DNA contains:
- the NKX1-2 gene encoding NK1 transcription factor-related protein 2 has protein sequence MPECPDRGAKAAPIHHKISFSILDILDPQKFSRRREPAAGSWGSAPRSGEREKSLGRVEVGKDAAAPGSGRNKLEAHDAHSPAESGAEAAGQERDEEGPTGAGAGAGAGAGIQLAARPPAPEEPGSPRGARRRRAEAGCGKPRRARTAFTYEQLVALENKFRATRYLSVCERLSLALSLSLTETQVKIWFQNRRTKWKKQHPGADGAAPAASPAAAAAAGGGSPSPPGPGALPFQTFPSYAAANVLVPPAAPFPLGGGPFAPFLGPAYLGPFYAPHL, from the exons ATGCCGGAATGCCCGGACCGCGGGGCCAAGGCGGCCCCCATCCATCATAAAATCTCCTTCTCCATCTTAGACATCCTGGATCCCCAGAAATTCAGCAGGAGACGCGAACCGGCCgcggggagctggggcagcGCCCCCCGCTCGGGCGAGCGGGAGAAAAGTTTGGGAAGAGTTGAAGTAGGAAAGGACGCTGCTGCTCCCGGCAGCGGGAGGAATAAACTAGAGGCACATG ATGCGCACTCCCCGGCGGAGAGCGGCGCCGaggcagcggggcaggagcGCGACGAGGAGGGCCCgaccggggccggggccggggccggggccggggccgggatCCAGctcgccgcccgcccgcccgctccgGAGGAGCCGGGCTCGCCGCGGGGCGccaggcggcggcgggccgaGGCGGGGTGCGGCAAACCGCGGCGGGCACGGACGGCCTTCACCTACGAGCAGCTGGTGGCCCTGGAGAACAAGTTCCGGGCCACGCGGTACCTGTCGGTCTGCGAGCGCCTCAGCCTGGCGCTCTCCCTCAGCCTCACCGAGACGCAGGTGAAGATCTGGTTCCAGAACCGACGCACCAAATGGAAGAAGCAGCACCCGGGCGCCGACGGGGCGGCCCCCGCCGCATctcccgccgcggcggcggcggcgggcggtggcagccccagcccgccgggccccggcgCTCTGCCCTTCCAGACTTTCCCTTCCTACGCCGCCGCCAACGTCCTCGTCCCGCCGGCCGCTCCTTTCCCGCTGGGCGGCGGCCCCTTCGCGCCCTTCCTCGGCCCCGCGTACCTCGGCCCCTTCTACGCCCCGCACCTCTGA